Within Ipomoea triloba cultivar NCNSP0323 chromosome 9, ASM357664v1, the genomic segment CGCAATTCAATTAATCCCcacttaattttctttttctttcttaattacaCATGGCTTCCATGCATGCAACTCTAAAAAAGGCTGCCATATCATAACTTTTagctaatttgtttttattcttattttatttttattttgtcttatggtgttactattattattatattaaatgtgATCAAAGCGGTTCTACTTTTAAAAGTTAGTCGGAATTACAaagatgtaaaaaaaaatcagtgacAGAATTGTAAATGTTATGATGTAGAAGTAGAACCatacttttgaaagtgagtGAGTATTGCATGAATAAAAATAgccttatattatatataaactcCAATTTTGTACTTAatctgttttattttatatgattgGTTCAATTAACCGAGAGTGGACTGgaattatttacaattaaatGCGGGAAGCATTTCAGTTGTAGAAGGGAAGATCAGAGCATTTGAAACTCTTTCAAATCTCAAAGGTCATTGCAATTTTATTCATtcaatatatatgcattcaattaCATAATCAAAGAGGATAATTGCTAAGCCATCTCTGAAACATTGACAAGCATTGTTGTGGCTTATATTCTGGTGCTGTGTGGCCTGCTCCCTGATGTTTAACAACAAATGAATGCTAATTACATTCAAGCTAAGTCTTGAACGGTAAGATTAATGTTGTACTTGTTGAAATATAACATTAATGTCTTACCTTCACAGTGGCATATGTCAACTCATACTCATTCTGCGAATACTTCATGGTGTATCTACATTCATCAAAGTTACAACACCTTTCAGTTAAAGCCCccattaaaaatgtatattacaaaGATCCCAAGAAGTTAAACAACAGACCCACCCTGCAACTTGATTGTCAGCAAACCAAGGTCTCCACTCGTCTTCGACCCCAACTTCTAAGGACTCTATCCATTCTTCTGTGCTCAAATGAGGAACGATCATGTCGTGATCCCCACTGTACCATTAGAGAATTAGCTTCTTAAAAACCACCGTTAAGATGGAACACAAGAAAGATGATGGTTGCTTGAAATTAAAGCGTCACTTGACCTGTAGATCAGAACTCGACAAGATTTGTTGGTGAAACTCTTATGATAATCAACGGTGCTTTGGACATCATAAATGTATGCTTCAGTTCTCTCCCCATCAAATTCATATACCAAGCTCTCATTGCATCTGACCCACTCTCTTATTGTTTCCTGTTGGTAACTAGATATTCACTTAAAAGCATGttcttcatctcaactaaaggcctaagctaatagttggattgcaaatatatgtttatatatattatatgctcaacacactTCACCATCATCattgtaaacttttttttttttttttttttcaatttttatggaTGTATATATGGTTAATATCATTTACTCACTAGACATACCTCACGCACATGAAGTGTTTTCTGGACAATTTTGTTATTTGCCCAAATGTAGGAGTACAAATAATTATCAGCCTGCATATATGCATGTACACCTTAAGACAAAACAAGAAAGATTAAGATGTTATAGAATGGAAATATGTATATGAGGCTACACTACAGACTTACTCTGCACCAGTTTTTTTGCAGTAAAAGGAGACTGGTAAGATTTTCACCCATAGAGTTTCCATTTAGACTCAGTAAATTTTCATTGCTACAAATTGGTTCTAAAATTTGCAGCGGATTAATCTTTTCAGTACACTACACACAAAACCATACCGATACTTGTAACTGGATCCTTGAAGATAAATTTGATATTcttttatgagaaaaaaaaaagatttttgttAGTTGCTAACCATTGATACTCTTTGAAGATTATATTGACAGGCTGCATTTTGTGGATGTTCATCCATGTAATCTCCATTGCAACTTACTTTTGTGGACTGCATTGCAACCGTTTGTGAAAATGCAGACATGACTTAAACTATGTTTTACGAATTAACATTCAAATACTACCTCGTATAGATTGTCTGATAAAAGCCCCATTCGATGAGCATATACCACTCTATTGTTCAAGTCTGCATATTTGTCAGTGGTTGGATTGCCTTCCACATAGCCCTAAACCATGTTCAAATGCATCTCAACAAGCATAAGCACATTAACTAACAAGAATAGATTTATAGACGCGAGAAAGGGAGTTGATATGAGATGTACTTTCATATTTAGACGCGGCTCAATTCCAGATTCTAAACCtaccaaaacaaacaaacaacaacatTAGCTCTAGCTACTCCATATTTCTGCATCCAAATTGCACAACAGAGAAGAAGGTAAGCAAGCTAAGCTACCATCATATATTTTGCGAACAATCTGTGGAATAATAATTCCAGTATAGGAATCGCCAGCAATGTAGAGCGGATTGCTAAGGAATTTTGGGTTGTCCAGGAGCCACTGCACTTCTCAAAAATGTTTAGAACATAAATTCTGTCTTtaaatttattagaacaaaaagtaaattttttctTACCTGTATGAGGAAATCATAAGCAAGCTGTGCAGACAGAGTATCATTAGACATGTAATTAGCTTCGGGTGTTTTAGCGTAGGAGAATCCTGTCCCAACAGGTTGAtccaaaaatataatgttggcCACCTGCTAATATTAGAGCTGTCAATACAGGCTGGCGGGACGGGGCGGGCTAAAGACAAACATTTCTTCTATGAAATTAGCTAGGAGTGGAGTGATGTTAAAGAAGGGAGGGAAAGATTGAAAACCTAACCTTGGTCCATGCATACTGGTTCAACTCCAAAGATGGGATTTCACCAGTGGAATTAGCATAGTTAATGGTGAAAGGACCTAGCTtcaacaaaacataattaatataggGTTGGTTCCTATTAATAGTAGTTTATCAagtcaagtatatatatatatatataaaacaaccccaaaacgacgtcattttggggTGCTGCCCCCACTGTCCCCATGGCAGCTCCGTCTCTGATCAAGGCTAATAACTCTAACCAGTACCCTTTAACCATATGCATCACAAAAGCGAAAATGAAAATGTGAGATATGGAGATGGAACATATATACCAATCTCATAGAGGATGCCAGAGAGAGCAGAGCAACCTGGACCACCAGTGAGCCATAGCAACAGTGGGTCACTTTCTGGGCTCTTCTCAGACTCAATGAAATAGTAAAAGAGTTGAACTTCTTGAAATTTCCCCACACCTATGTACCTAAATAAAACATACCAACAACTTCTTAATCAACATCATCAAACCTCAGGTCCAAACTCTAGCATAACAGATAATGACAGACAAAAGAtgcagaaagaaagaaagaaagaaaaaggttACCCAGTTTGGAGTTTGAATGGAAGTTTTCCTGGGAAACCAGGTAAAGTGTCAACCACTGTATGTGAAAAGGTTGTAGCCGACAATAGGAGGAGCAATACAAGGATTTTCAATGTTGAGGCCATGAGAAGCTTCAATTCTCCAGCCTACACTACTGCAAGTCTGCAACAACTCATTTCATGGAGCATTTAGtaattattaaggcataatGCATTAAAGAAATGACCTTAGACCctttcacatttaaaaaaaaaaaaaaaaaaaaatctttgtcAACCATTTTTCTGGGTTTCCTTCTTTCTTAAACCACTTACATATGCTTAATTTATTATTCTCATTATTATAAACTTCACTCTCAAATCTCAATTCAATCTATGTGATTGGACATTTGGACCcaagtttattattttattaataacatTTACATCCTCTTTCAATAGCAGCAATTAGCAAAAAGGGGTCATCGTATATCAGAAGATCAAGGATTCTATTTTTGTCAACACTCTCTTGGTCAAGATATTTAGGAGCGGAGTTCACTCAGGACATGCCTTCACAGGGTAGTGGCtacgggtttccctcgtcacccacaTTAGCTGAGGAAGTGATTTGCTGATTAATGGGCAGCAAAGTATGAAGTTATGCACTCTATCATAATTGGTATCGAAGCATAATATTTTCTTGACTGTGGGAAGCATTTGAGTTGTGGAAGGGAAGATCAGAGCATTTGAAACTCTTTCAAATCTCAAAGGTCATTGCAATTTTATTCATTGAATAAATCAAAGAGGGTAATTGCTAAGCCATCTCTGAAGCATTGACAAGCATTGTTGTGGTTTATATTCTGGTGCTGTGTGGCCTGCTCCCTGATGTTTAACAACAAATGAATGCTAATTACATTCAAGCTAAGTGTTGAACTCTAAGATTAATGCTATATATGCTtgttgaaatataatattaatgtcTTACCTTTACAGTTGCATATGTCAACTCATACTCATTCTTTGAATACTTCATTGTGTATCTGCATTGCATTCATCCAAATTACACCACCTTTTAGTTAAACCCATTAATGTGTATTAGAAAAATCCCTAGAAGTTAAACAACAGACTCACCCCGCAACTTGATCTTCAACAAACCAAGGTCTCCACtcgtcttcaacctcgactttTAAGGACTCTATCCATTCTTCTGTGCTCACATGAGGAACAACCATGTCGTGATCCCCACTGTATGCTTAGAGAATTAGCTTCTTAAAAATATTGGTTAAGATGGAACACAAGAAAGAAAGATAACGGGTGCTTGAAAACGTCACCTATAGATTAGAACTCGACAAGATTTGTTAGTGAAACTCCGATGATAATCAACCGTGCTTTGGACATTATAAACATATACTTCAGTCCTCTCCATACCAAAATCATACATCAAGCTTTCATTGCATCTCACCCACTCTCTTACTGTGTCCTGGTGACAATCATCATCAATTCATCACTGTAAACTTCTCTTTGCTTCATTTCATTTCTATGGATGTATGGTAATCGTGTTTCACTCACTAGACAGTAGACATACCTCGCGCACACGAAGTGCTTTCTGGACAAATTTGTTCTGTGCCCAAACTTCGGAATACAAATAATTATCATCCTGCATAAATGTACAACTTAAGACAAAACAAGAATGCTTAAGATTTATAGAATGGAAGTATATCAGACTACACACTTACTCTGCACCAGTGTTGTGGTAAAAGGATACCAGTAGGATTTTCACCGTTTTCCTCGCTACATATCGGTTCTAAAATTTGCCACGGATTAATCCTTTCAGTACACTACACACAAAACCATACCTATAGTTGTAACTATAAAGCTTATAAATGGATCCTTGAAGACAAATTCAACACTCTTTTATGCGAAATATCTTATATAAAATTGTCTGCTAACCTCTGATACTCTTTGAAGATCATACTGACATATCGCATTTTCTGGATGTTTATCCATGTAATCTCCTTTGCAACTTTTTTTTGTGGACTGCATTCCAAGTTTGCAGCAGTTTGTATTTAAACTAAAGTTTACAAATTAATGTTCAACTACAACGTTACCTTGTATAGATTATCTGATAAAAGCCCCATTCGATAAGCATATTCAAAAACACTATTGGGGTCTGCATATTTGTCAGTAATTGGATTGCCTTCCACATAGCCCTAAACCAGGTTCAAATGCATCTCAACAATCATAAGCACATTAACTAACAAGAACTGATCAGACGCGAGAAAGGGAGTTGAGATGAGATGTACTTTCATATTTAGACGCGGCTCAATTCCAGATTCTAAACCTACcgaaacaaacaaacaacaacatTAGCTACCTACTCCATATTTCTGCCCATCCAAATTGCACAACAGAGAAGAAGGTAATTAAGCAAGCTACCATCATATATTTTACGAACAATCTGTGGAACAATAATTCCAGTATAGGATTCTCCTGCAATGTACAGCGGATTGCCAAGGAATTTTGGGTGGTCCAGGAGCCACTGCACTTCTCAGAAAAGCTAATTTAAGAACATAAATCCTCTCTCAAATTCTGCTATAAATTTATTGGAAACGAAAAAATTTTCTTACCTGTATGAGGAAATCATAAGCAAGCTGTGCAGATAGAGTATCGTTAGACATGTAAGCTTCGGGTGTTTTAGCATAGGAGAATCCAGTTCCAGCAGGTTGATCCAAATATATAATGTTGGCCACCTAGTCAATATGTAAAGGATTTTGTTACTCTCACAATTCAACACAGACATTTCTATGAAATTAGGAGTAATGTTAAAGAAGGGATGGAAAGATTGAAAACCTTGGCCCAAGCATACTGGTTCAACTCCAAAGTTGGGATTTCCCCAGTGGAATTAGCATAATTGATGTTGAAAGGGCCTTCAAGAAAACATAAATCCAAGGGTTTGGGAGAGctttaataatgtaattaatataggGTTTCTGATAATAGTTTATCAAGGCTAATTACTCTAATATCTATCAGTACCCTTTAAGCATATGcatcacaaaaacaaaaattaaaatgtgagAGATCGAGATCAGATTGAACATATATACCAATCTCATAGAGGATGCCAGAGAGAGCAGAGCAACCTGGACCACCAGTGAGCCATAGCAAAAGTGGGTCACTTTCTGGGCTCTTCTCAGACTCAATGAAATAGTAGAAGAGTTGAACTTCTTGAAATTGTCCCACACctatgtacctaaatcaaacATACCAACAAATTCTTAGTCAACATCATCAAATCTTACACTGGACaggcaggaaaaaaaaaaaaaaaaaggcaccaACCCAGTTTGGAGTTTGAATGGAAGTTTTCCTGGGAAACCAGGTAAAGTGTCAATCACTGTATGTGAAAACGTTGTAGCAGAAAATAGGAGTAGCAATACAAGGATTTTCAATGTTGAGGCCATGAATGAGAATGCTTCTCCAGCCTACACTGCTGCAAGTTTGCAACAACTCAACTCATTTCATGGGGCATTTGGTAATGATTAAGGCATATTGCCttaaaaaaacataacttttaGAACATTTCACCTTTTTTTAAATCTTAGTCAACCATTTTCAGGTTTGTATTAAATTAGACCTCGTTCTTCGTTAACTAGTCCCAAAGAATCTTGAAATGTGAAACGGGAAGAATGCTTTTTAGTCTATTTTTGGGTTAATAGAGTTTTTAAATCTTACTATTATTTACAAGTGGGATGAGTTagtcaaaagaaaaagagtGAAATTGACGTTGCCTTTTTCTCGAAATAGAAAGTGTAAGGATGCCATATAGATCTATGAATCTATCTATGAGAAGATAAAGAGCATatctttttaaaagaaaaacaaaaagaaaagacgAGCATCCACAATAGTATTGAATTTTTTGTAGTTTTTGAGGTGCCCAGAGAGAAGAGGGAGAGAAttaaggaaaaacaaaaacaaaaaaggataCTATACAAACTGTATGTATGACCATCTGCTTAGAACTTagatattattttcattattataacATTTACTCTGAATTCATACATGTGCTTGGCCCcaagtttattattttattaataatattccATCCTCTTTCAATAGCAGAAATTAGCAAAGGAAGATGCTGAAATGGGTAGTAAGTGACCAGAAAATCACGAGTTCGATTCTTATTAATACTCTCTCAGTTGAGCTATTTACAGGAGCGGAGTTCACCCAATGCACATCCTCTGGTAGTGGCTATAGGTTTCCATTGTCACCTACATTAGCAAAGTATGCACTCTATCATTAATTGGTATCAAACATAATATTCTCTTCTGTGGGAAGCATTTGAGCTGTAGAAGGGAAGATCAGAGCAACTAAAACCTCTTTCAAATCTCAAAAACTTTGGATTTTTAACAGAGAAAGATATCAAAGGTCATTGCAATTTTATTCATTGAATATGCATTCAATATTACATAATCAAAAAGGATAATTGCTAAGCCATCTCTGAATCATTGCCTGACATTGTTGTGGCTTATTTTTAACAGAACTTTGGATTTTTAACAGAGAAAGATACAAAGGTCATTGCAATTTTATTCATTGAATATGCATTCAATATTACATAATCAAAAAGGATAATTGCTAAGCCATCTCTGAATCATTGCCTGACACTGTTGTAGCTTATTTTTAACAGAGAAAGATATCAAAGGTCATTGCAATTTTATTCATTGAATATGCATTCAATATTACATAATCAAAGAGAATAATTGCTAAGCCATCTCTGAATCATTGACTGACATTGTCGTGGCTTATACTCTGGTGCTGTATGACCTGCTCCCTGATGTTTAACAAGACATGAATGTTAATTACTGCAGTAATTACATTCAAAGTGTTAACTCTATAATTAATACTTGTTGAAATGCAGTCTTGCCTTTACAGTTGCATATGTCAACTCA encodes:
- the LOC116028482 gene encoding serine carboxypeptidase-like 18: MASTLKILVLLLLLSATTFSHTVVDTLPGFPGKLPFKLQTGYIGVGKFQEVQLFYYFIESEKSPESDPLLLWLTGGPGCSALSGILYEIGPFTINYANSTGEIPSLELNQYAWTKVANIIFLDQPVGTGFSYAKTPEANYMSNDTLSAQLAYDFLIQWLLDNPKFLSNPLYIAGDSYTGIIIPQIVRKIYDGLESGIEPRLNMKGYVEGNPTTDKYADLNNRVVYAHRMGLLSDNLYESTKVSCNGDYMDEHPQNAACQYNLQRVSMCTEKINPLQILEPICSNENLLSLNGNSMGENLTSLLLLQKNWCRADNYLYSYIWANNKIVQKTLHVREETIREWVRCNESLVYEFDGERTEAYIYDVQSTVDYHKSFTNKSCRVLIYSGDHDMIVPHLSTEEWIESLEVGVEDEWRPWFADNQVAGYTMKYSQNEYELTYATVKGAGHTAPEYKPQQCLSMFQRWLSNYPL
- the LOC116028486 gene encoding serine carboxypeptidase-like 13 — its product is MASTLKILVLLLLFSATTFSHTVIDTLPGFPGKLPFKLQTGYIGVGQFQEVQLFYYFIESEKSPESDPLLLWLTGGPGCSALSGILYEIGPFNINYANSTGEIPTLELNQYAWAKVANIIYLDQPAGTGFSYAKTPEAYMSNDTLSAQLAYDFLIQWLLDHPKFLGNPLYIAGESYTGIIVPQIVRKIYDGLESGIEPRLNMKGYVEGNPITDKYADPNSVFEYAYRMGLLSDNLYKSTKKSCKGDYMDKHPENAICQYDLQRVSECTERINPWQILEPICSEENGENPTGILLPQHWCRDDNYLYSEVWAQNKFVQKALRVREDTVREWVRCNESLMYDFGMERTEVYVYNVQSTVDYHRSFTNKSCRVLIYSGDHDMVVPHVSTEEWIESLKVEVEDEWRPWFVEDQVAGYTMKYSKNEYELTYATVKGAGHTAPEYKPQQCLSMLQRWLSNYPL